In Pelodictyon luteolum DSM 273, the genomic stretch AGATGGTTCATGTTCACTTTTTTTTTCATTAGTATTCGGGACATGCAGCCCGCACTCCCTGTGCTCCGCCTCTTCCCACCACCACCGTCCGGAGCGGATGTCGGCTCCGGGCTCAACCGCTCTGGTGCATGGTGCGCATCCAATGCTCGGATACCCCTTCCGGTGCAGCGCATTCGACGGGACATTGTGTCGCAATAGATACCCGAAGACTTCCGCTTCGGTGAAGGCGGCCAACGGATTAATCTTGAACAGCCCGAACGCTTCATCCCACTCCACAACCCCGGTGCCGGTCCTTGTCACCGACTGTTCACGCCTCAGGCCGCAGATCCATGCATCAAGAGAGGACAGCCGTCTTTCAAGCGGCTGCACCTTCCTTGTGCGGCAGCACATCCGGCGTTTTTCGACGCTGTCGTAAAAAAGGTTGGCACCGAACCGCTGCAGCATATCCTCCACCGGGGCCCGTTCAGGAAACAGGACCTCCATAGAGATGCCGTAGTGCATCCTGGTTGCATCAAGAA encodes the following:
- a CDS encoding phosphoadenylyl-sulfate reductase, whose translation is MSSAAAGKLQQEWSKLQPEEVLSRAVRKFGISHLAFASSFGAEDQVIIDMICRHGLDIPVFTIDTGRLPQETYDLLDATRMHYGISMEVLFPERAPVEDMLQRFGANLFYDSVEKRRMCCRTRKVQPLERRLSSLDAWICGLRREQSVTRTGTGVVEWDEAFGLFKINPLAAFTEAEVFGYLLRHNVPSNALHRKGYPSIGCAPCTRAVEPGADIRSGRWWWEEAEHRECGLHVPNTNEKKSEHEPSRQA